A part of Denitratisoma oestradiolicum genomic DNA contains:
- a CDS encoding ATP-binding protein has protein sequence MTKNKSARFQVDSRLARLLSQEYSSTEKALKELIDNAWDADADSVSVTLPAPMSDEPIVVVDDGCGMTTEEVRRHYLAIAADRRIHRGDRSTNKQRLIKGRKGVGKFAGLMAASIMTLETSARGVLTSFTLRLGDLAEVDDIEHLPIELVTQPCDDSSRGTRITLHGLHSNLAFPDPKKFRQILLQEYGREAGFVVSVNDKTLGVDDVDGSYQNQTLTIEDVGDVRLAFAIGETRSVSRQPGIVIRVDGKTVGKPSFFGLDEQEDFPPKLLKRLYGEIDADGLRDHVTAGWDSLVENSELLARVTEAIRPVVFTAFKERYGREIQLAQARLRREVHERLAALPEHRREYAERAVKKVLDRFFGEPPEKIEPYVFVLLEAIERSDYGAVVEHLAEAQRRDVATLADALERFGLADMAHLVEQANARQAFLDRLESLTLAPETLEATMHKAIERNLWIFGPEYSLFSSNKTLQRHADEMLGKQFVGERANNRPDLLLNENLNGECLLIEFKRPSHPLNRDDYTQATNYRHDLAKIVSKPIRVLVVGGRRSPDFPTTNREPDVSVATFGDVISSARRQLEWQLKVQEV, from the coding sequence ATGACCAAGAACAAAAGCGCTCGATTCCAGGTGGATTCTCGCCTCGCGAGATTACTGAGCCAGGAATATTCTTCTACTGAAAAGGCGCTCAAGGAACTGATAGATAACGCCTGGGATGCCGATGCAGACTCAGTAAGCGTCACGCTACCAGCTCCAATGAGTGACGAACCAATCGTGGTCGTCGATGATGGATGCGGAATGACTACCGAAGAAGTGAGGCGGCACTACCTTGCCATCGCTGCCGACCGTCGAATACATCGCGGGGATCGTTCAACCAATAAACAGCGTCTGATCAAGGGGCGTAAAGGTGTTGGGAAGTTTGCCGGGCTAATGGCGGCTTCCATAATGACGCTTGAAACATCTGCACGTGGTGTTCTGACCAGCTTCACCTTGCGACTCGGTGATCTTGCCGAAGTAGACGATATTGAGCACCTGCCTATCGAGCTTGTTACTCAACCCTGTGATGATTCTTCTCGCGGTACGCGAATTACTCTGCACGGCCTGCATTCAAATCTGGCATTCCCGGACCCGAAAAAGTTTCGTCAAATTCTCTTGCAAGAATACGGCCGCGAAGCTGGGTTCGTCGTTAGCGTGAACGACAAGACTCTTGGCGTTGATGATGTCGACGGGAGCTACCAGAACCAAACACTGACTATTGAGGATGTGGGTGACGTACGCCTCGCCTTTGCGATCGGCGAAACCAGGTCGGTCTCCCGACAGCCAGGAATCGTCATCCGCGTCGACGGAAAGACTGTAGGCAAGCCTTCTTTCTTCGGTTTGGATGAACAAGAGGATTTCCCACCAAAACTGCTGAAGCGTCTCTACGGTGAAATTGATGCCGACGGTCTTCGCGATCACGTTACGGCCGGTTGGGACAGCCTTGTCGAGAACAGTGAGTTGCTGGCCCGCGTCACCGAAGCGATAAGGCCAGTGGTATTTACCGCTTTCAAGGAACGGTATGGGCGTGAAATTCAACTCGCTCAGGCCCGCTTGCGCCGTGAAGTTCATGAACGACTGGCGGCGTTGCCAGAGCACCGGCGTGAATATGCCGAAAGAGCCGTAAAGAAAGTCCTCGACCGGTTCTTTGGAGAGCCGCCGGAAAAGATTGAGCCGTATGTCTTTGTCCTGCTTGAGGCTATTGAACGCTCTGACTATGGGGCCGTCGTAGAGCATCTGGCCGAAGCTCAGCGACGCGATGTGGCCACGCTGGCGGACGCACTCGAACGGTTCGGTTTGGCTGATATGGCGCATTTGGTGGAGCAGGCAAATGCCAGGCAGGCGTTCTTGGATCGCTTGGAGTCATTGACCCTCGCTCCGGAAACGCTGGAGGCGACCATGCACAAGGCTATAGAGCGGAACCTATGGATATTTGGCCCAGAGTATTCACTTTTCAGCTCGAACAAAACATTGCAGCGCCATGCCGACGAAATGCTTGGCAAACAGTTCGTAGGTGAACGGGCAAATAATCGGCCCGACCTATTACTGAATGAAAACCTCAATGGCGAATGTCTCCTGATCGAGTTCAAGCGACCTTCTCACCCTCTGAATCGAGACGACTATACCCAAGCGACGAACTATCGTCACGATTTGGCGAAGATCGTAAGTAAGCCGATACGTGTGTTGGTAGTTGGTGGCCGACGCTCACCGGACTTTCCGACCACTAATCGTGAACCAGACGTAAGCGTCGCCACGTTCGGTGACGTTATTTCGTCCGCGCGGCGGCAACTGGAGTGGCAGTTGAAGGTCCAGGAAGTGTGA
- a CDS encoding DEAD/DEAH box helicase produces MEQRYFADMLTALSNRANYGTVSWLGFSNVPLRRHLMEVFDRPYGDTGSFLADPTFEAVFGWSPSPCRMSDLSGNLLASSVVEAMDSPPPDLVGEYRFGKDRTPYVHQLQSWKILAEEPAKSLVVTSGTGSGKTECFMVPILDRLAREQAALGSQLVGVRALFLYPLNALINSQRDRLRAWTHGFGNKIRFCLYNGLTPETLPAGVVAQSGCEVQDRKTLRASPSPILVTNATMLEYMLVRTQDADILSKSQGKLEWIVLDEAHTYVGSQAAELALLIRRVIHAYGVSSDNVRFIATSATIGDPEGPAGVRLKEFLAQVAGVDVSRVYLVSANRQVPALPSLATEKQLSIDALREIDSGNEESPKRYLSLAGNTIARKIRDLFVARKITPVARLSEVCSVIFGPAPTYTLEQQQQALDWLDLLTSTVDTAGAPYLPLRAHIFHQTLTGLWCCSDSKCPERRGTKLDDPSWPFGQVFLGPRNHCTCGAPAYEFASCDECGSIYLLSKESKGAIVQAIPESAVDEFELEMDEEESDEPDELEEEQGDGRGHQMLIANRSLPHTGVMHVNRRTRQIVESSDPEALALIVFEDGGDGLGCPACGAKDARTDRLFRKARIGAPFLLGGLLPTLLEYAPDGEDPADHPYRGRRLLTFSDSRQGTARLAAKLQQDAERTKARGLIYHHVLMASAPIAGAGQDEIQKQVLQFENILATPGMPDAAKAPIVQMLEEARARLATTNAPAAVPFQTLQAAIAQEGHEFRAMLHTYQGYSQAVFGGHEGASNLSGMLMVRELGRRPKRQNNLETLGMISLRYPRLDQITTAPADWTGRGFTLQEWKDFLKITIDYFVRGGGSLDIPDLWRNWMGVRFPRNWVVSPNQAETARGQRRWPSARRSKAQSGVVRLLAYLLKVDVETQMGQDSVDSLLLAAWQQVMTTLTMTGSGYILRLQDMAFSTIPNAWICPVTRRFLDTTIRGVTPYLPRIMREDIALCERVDLPIYDLAFGGEVEGPIRIRRAREWLGNQKGLIKLREEGLWSNVNDRVIESAPYFSAAEHSAQQSSELLAKYEKRFKEGWINLLSCSTTMEMGIDIGGVQMVAMNNVPPHPANYLQRAGRAGRRRETRSTAVTLCKSNPHDQSVFLNTRWAFDAKLPPPMVSLNSAVIVQRHVNAMILARFLAELLQANPQDMTKLTCGWFFDDQDSGPSKRFAHWCEAYIPSSFHDVDLGLKRLVRHSLFEGQDTDRLVLQSGLEMLSIFEKWQVEWKALLEQEGGLGPGSTTDPAAKAIGFQKRRLAEEYLLRELATQGFLPSYGFPTSIASFDNTTVSAAKRLPPADSPAKRGRDDNRFMKRDLASRDLTTALREYAPGAELVMDGLVYKSAGITLNWHIPATQQDARETQALKFAWRCRSCGASGTTSSLNLATHCDACGASVQSNDIQQFLEPAGFSVDFYVEPHNDVTAQQFVPVERPWISARGSWAPMPNPALGRFRVTSDGRVYHHSAGLHGKGYALCLACGRAEPMLSDGNPPKVFESGSEHRKLRSRSEDRVCAGSTNQYQVKTGIVLGHQVRTDVLEIQLRDINGQWVTDRGVALTIAVALRDALAALLGVQTNELGCDVQETRATDDARCQSLFIFDRFAAGYASSAERLVNDMFREAAKRLDCPKGCDSSCPQCVLDFDQRFEAGVLDRHSALAIITPGWLDMLKIPESLRYLGDSSKVEIAGIVSAVLRESSHSAAVRTRLFAGGSPELADIATSSLRLLAYRLAALSRPLEIVIEKSLFDSLEEADRFALSSLSDHPTITIGLTKALPVKGGAAIIAEISHGSHSIAWASTDKTSLCPNDEWGSSSTPLVIGTLPDGSGIVTAKVESSEIRPKVSDDGDREIVIHHEIDGPLQGFGTRFWEVIASEHKGASQQFEMASADITSISYSDRYLFSPLSVALLVDLVSRLKEFVGTDRWDNPELVITTTAVRSGGESRAFNTVYSDWPDLSVRDEVTKESFEYLGLQTKVLVPSKFSVQHGRVLEVKFSNGKVLTVRMDQGVSYWRVVQCTGPKKFPTWFDFSRSNVDDQVKAIVEMTVPIEGGALPTEIFVKLR; encoded by the coding sequence ATGGAGCAACGTTACTTTGCCGACATGCTTACGGCGCTATCGAATCGGGCCAATTATGGAACGGTGAGTTGGCTCGGCTTCTCGAATGTGCCGCTGCGTCGGCATCTGATGGAGGTGTTTGATCGTCCATACGGAGACACCGGAAGTTTTCTGGCTGATCCAACCTTCGAGGCAGTGTTTGGCTGGTCGCCAAGCCCTTGCCGAATGAGCGATTTGTCCGGAAACCTCCTCGCATCTTCCGTGGTGGAGGCAATGGATTCACCGCCACCAGATCTGGTGGGCGAATATCGCTTTGGGAAGGACCGTACCCCCTACGTTCACCAGCTTCAGTCTTGGAAGATTCTCGCTGAAGAACCCGCGAAATCACTCGTCGTGACCAGCGGAACCGGCTCCGGGAAAACTGAATGCTTCATGGTGCCTATCTTGGATCGACTTGCCCGCGAACAGGCGGCACTGGGGAGTCAATTAGTCGGCGTTCGCGCACTGTTTCTATATCCCCTCAACGCTCTGATCAACAGCCAGCGGGATCGTCTTCGGGCCTGGACACATGGCTTCGGAAACAAAATTCGGTTTTGCCTCTATAACGGTCTGACCCCCGAAACGCTTCCTGCAGGGGTTGTAGCTCAGAGTGGATGCGAAGTTCAGGACCGCAAGACCCTTCGTGCCTCCCCTTCTCCCATCCTCGTGACGAATGCCACGATGCTGGAGTACATGCTGGTAAGGACCCAAGACGCAGATATCCTCAGTAAGTCGCAAGGAAAGCTTGAGTGGATCGTCCTTGATGAAGCACATACCTACGTTGGTTCTCAAGCTGCCGAATTAGCACTGCTGATCCGGCGTGTTATTCACGCATACGGCGTAAGTTCAGACAATGTTCGATTCATAGCGACGTCCGCAACGATCGGCGATCCAGAAGGACCAGCAGGTGTTCGCCTAAAGGAGTTTCTGGCACAGGTTGCTGGCGTTGATGTTTCTCGCGTTTATCTCGTATCCGCCAACCGACAAGTACCGGCCTTACCTTCATTGGCGACTGAAAAGCAGCTGTCCATCGATGCACTTCGTGAAATCGACTCAGGGAATGAGGAGTCCCCGAAGCGCTATTTATCTCTGGCCGGCAATACCATCGCGCGAAAGATTCGAGACCTCTTTGTTGCGCGAAAGATAACGCCTGTCGCACGACTCTCTGAAGTTTGTTCGGTCATCTTTGGGCCAGCACCAACCTATACCCTTGAACAGCAACAACAGGCCCTGGATTGGCTCGATTTATTGACCAGCACGGTGGATACCGCAGGCGCTCCATACCTTCCGCTCCGCGCCCACATATTTCATCAAACTCTTACTGGGCTATGGTGCTGCTCGGATTCCAAATGTCCCGAAAGACGTGGAACAAAGCTTGATGACCCCTCGTGGCCATTCGGACAAGTATTCCTAGGCCCAAGAAATCACTGTACCTGCGGTGCTCCCGCGTATGAGTTTGCTTCCTGCGACGAGTGCGGGTCTATCTATCTCCTATCCAAAGAAAGCAAAGGCGCTATTGTTCAAGCCATACCCGAGTCTGCTGTTGATGAGTTCGAACTTGAAATGGATGAGGAGGAATCGGACGAACCAGACGAGTTAGAAGAAGAGCAAGGCGACGGACGCGGCCATCAGATGCTTATCGCCAACCGAAGTCTTCCTCATACGGGCGTGATGCACGTCAATCGCAGGACACGCCAAATTGTTGAAAGCAGCGATCCAGAAGCACTTGCTCTGATCGTTTTCGAGGATGGCGGTGACGGACTTGGCTGCCCCGCATGCGGCGCCAAGGATGCGCGAACCGACCGGCTTTTCCGAAAGGCGAGAATCGGAGCACCATTCCTCTTAGGCGGACTGCTCCCAACCTTGTTGGAATATGCCCCCGACGGGGAAGATCCTGCCGATCATCCTTATCGCGGTCGACGCCTTCTGACGTTTAGCGATAGTCGCCAAGGCACGGCGAGACTGGCTGCTAAGTTGCAGCAGGATGCTGAGCGAACTAAAGCTCGCGGACTGATCTACCACCACGTCCTAATGGCAAGCGCGCCCATTGCGGGAGCGGGTCAAGACGAAATCCAGAAACAGGTTCTGCAGTTCGAGAACATCCTGGCGACTCCCGGAATGCCTGATGCAGCGAAGGCTCCCATAGTTCAGATGCTGGAGGAAGCGCGCGCACGACTTGCGACGACTAATGCCCCTGCTGCCGTGCCATTTCAGACGCTGCAAGCCGCTATCGCTCAAGAAGGCCATGAGTTCCGGGCGATGCTACATACGTATCAAGGCTATTCGCAAGCAGTGTTCGGCGGTCACGAAGGTGCCTCCAATTTGTCCGGGATGCTGATGGTGAGAGAACTTGGTCGTCGTCCCAAACGACAGAACAACCTCGAAACCCTGGGGATGATTTCGCTTCGATACCCTCGTCTCGACCAGATCACTACAGCGCCAGCCGATTGGACTGGCCGGGGTTTCACACTCCAGGAATGGAAGGATTTCCTGAAAATCACGATCGACTACTTTGTCCGTGGTGGGGGCAGTCTCGATATCCCGGATTTATGGCGAAACTGGATGGGCGTGCGCTTTCCGCGTAACTGGGTTGTCTCGCCCAATCAGGCTGAAACTGCACGTGGCCAGCGTCGATGGCCGTCGGCAAGACGATCCAAAGCTCAAAGTGGCGTGGTTCGTCTCCTCGCCTACCTTTTGAAAGTCGATGTAGAGACGCAAATGGGACAGGACTCTGTCGACAGTTTGCTCCTAGCCGCATGGCAACAAGTCATGACAACCCTGACCATGACTGGCAGTGGATACATCCTCCGGCTACAGGATATGGCGTTCTCGACTATTCCTAACGCTTGGATTTGCCCAGTGACGAGACGTTTTCTGGACACGACAATCCGAGGGGTAACCCCCTATCTTCCGCGAATCATGCGAGAAGACATTGCACTTTGCGAACGTGTAGACCTTCCTATCTACGATCTGGCATTTGGCGGCGAAGTTGAAGGTCCCATACGCATCCGAAGGGCTCGAGAATGGCTTGGAAATCAGAAAGGTCTGATCAAGCTGCGCGAGGAAGGACTTTGGTCGAACGTGAATGACCGAGTAATCGAGTCAGCTCCGTATTTCTCAGCTGCGGAACATTCGGCCCAACAGTCGTCGGAACTCTTGGCCAAATACGAAAAACGTTTTAAGGAAGGCTGGATCAACCTTCTGTCGTGCTCCACGACCATGGAAATGGGAATCGATATCGGCGGCGTTCAGATGGTAGCAATGAATAATGTGCCGCCGCATCCCGCCAATTATCTACAACGGGCCGGTCGGGCTGGCCGAAGGCGAGAAACCCGCTCCACTGCCGTTACGTTGTGCAAGTCAAATCCTCATGATCAAAGCGTATTTCTCAATACGCGTTGGGCGTTTGATGCCAAGTTGCCGCCACCAATGGTGTCCCTGAATAGCGCCGTCATTGTTCAGCGACACGTCAACGCGATGATTCTTGCGCGATTCCTCGCCGAATTGCTCCAAGCGAACCCCCAGGATATGACGAAGTTGACCTGTGGTTGGTTCTTCGACGATCAGGATAGCGGGCCATCCAAACGATTTGCTCACTGGTGTGAAGCCTATATCCCCTCCTCATTTCATGATGTGGATTTGGGTCTGAAACGACTTGTTCGGCATAGCCTGTTTGAAGGCCAGGATACTGATCGGCTCGTTCTGCAAAGTGGTTTAGAAATGCTATCCATCTTCGAAAAATGGCAGGTCGAATGGAAGGCGTTGCTCGAACAGGAAGGTGGATTGGGCCCTGGCTCCACCACCGATCCTGCTGCTAAGGCCATCGGATTCCAAAAACGACGACTCGCGGAAGAATATCTTCTTCGTGAGCTGGCGACCCAGGGTTTTCTCCCCAGCTATGGCTTCCCTACTTCCATTGCAAGCTTCGATAACACCACGGTGAGCGCAGCCAAGCGTCTCCCGCCGGCGGACTCCCCTGCAAAGCGCGGGCGAGACGATAACCGATTCATGAAGCGGGACCTGGCCAGCCGAGACTTGACGACCGCTCTTCGGGAATACGCACCCGGCGCAGAGCTCGTCATGGATGGGCTTGTTTATAAATCTGCGGGTATTACCTTGAACTGGCATATTCCCGCCACCCAACAGGATGCACGTGAGACCCAAGCGCTTAAATTTGCGTGGCGTTGTCGGAGTTGTGGGGCTAGTGGAACTACGTCTTCACTGAACCTGGCGACTCACTGCGACGCCTGTGGGGCATCGGTTCAGTCCAATGATATCCAGCAGTTCTTGGAACCAGCCGGCTTCTCGGTTGATTTCTACGTTGAACCGCACAACGATGTCACGGCCCAGCAATTTGTGCCTGTTGAACGTCCATGGATTAGCGCTAGAGGTTCATGGGCGCCCATGCCGAACCCAGCTTTGGGGCGCTTTCGCGTCACAAGTGATGGACGCGTTTATCACCATTCTGCGGGCTTGCATGGCAAAGGATATGCGTTATGTCTTGCTTGTGGCCGGGCCGAGCCAATGCTTTCAGATGGAAACCCGCCTAAGGTTTTTGAATCCGGCTCTGAACATAGGAAACTGCGCAGCCGCTCAGAGGACAGAGTTTGCGCTGGGAGTACCAATCAATATCAAGTCAAGACTGGGATCGTTTTAGGACATCAGGTCAGGACCGATGTACTCGAGATACAGCTTAGGGACATCAATGGTCAGTGGGTAACGGATCGAGGTGTAGCCCTTACGATTGCCGTCGCACTTCGGGACGCATTGGCCGCACTACTGGGTGTGCAAACCAATGAGTTGGGCTGTGACGTTCAAGAGACTCGGGCAACTGATGACGCGCGATGCCAATCGCTCTTCATCTTTGACCGTTTCGCTGCCGGTTATGCGTCAAGCGCAGAACGGCTGGTAAATGACATGTTCCGGGAAGCCGCAAAGCGACTGGATTGTCCGAAGGGCTGTGACAGCAGCTGCCCACAATGCGTGCTCGACTTCGATCAACGGTTTGAGGCCGGCGTACTGGATAGGCATTCTGCTCTTGCCATCATCACTCCGGGATGGCTCGATATGTTGAAGATTCCGGAATCGCTGCGATACCTCGGGGATAGTTCCAAGGTCGAAATTGCCGGAATCGTCTCAGCCGTATTGCGTGAAAGTAGCCATTCCGCCGCCGTTCGGACCAGGTTATTCGCTGGAGGCTCTCCTGAACTAGCCGACATCGCCACTTCTTCTCTCAGGCTGCTGGCTTACCGCCTCGCCGCCCTATCAAGGCCACTCGAAATCGTTATTGAAAAATCCCTTTTCGATAGCCTTGAAGAAGCGGATCGTTTTGCGCTGTCGAGTTTGTCCGATCACCCCACTATTACGATCGGCCTAACCAAGGCACTCCCAGTAAAAGGTGGTGCAGCAATCATCGCAGAGATCAGTCACGGATCCCACTCGATCGCATGGGCAAGCACTGACAAGACCTCGCTGTGCCCTAACGATGAATGGGGATCTTCGAGCACACCATTGGTTATCGGAACGCTTCCGGACGGTTCAGGCATCGTCACAGCAAAAGTGGAATCGTCCGAAATTCGTCCAAAGGTATCAGACGATGGTGATCGAGAAATAGTGATTCATCACGAAATCGATGGGCCCCTGCAAGGGTTCGGAACGAGGTTCTGGGAAGTCATTGCCAGCGAACACAAAGGTGCATCTCAGCAATTTGAGATGGCGAGCGCTGATATCACCTCGATTTCCTACAGTGATCGGTACCTCTTCTCGCCGCTGTCAGTTGCACTGTTAGTGGACTTGGTCAGCCGACTGAAGGAATTCGTCGGAACAGATCGCTGGGACAACCCTGAATTGGTAATCACAACGACTGCCGTGAGAAGTGGTGGAGAAAGTCGAGCGTTTAATACGGTGTATTCAGACTGGCCTGACTTGAGCGTACGAGATGAAGTGACCAAGGAATCGTTTGAGTATCTAGGGTTGCAAACAAAAGTGTTGGTCCCAAGCAAGTTTTCCGTACAGCATGGTCGCGTTCTCGAAGTGAAATTCTCGAACGGTAAGGTACTTACCGTTCGCATGGATCAAGGCGTTAGCTACTGGCGTGTGGTGCAGTGTACTGGTCCAAAGAAATTCCCAACATGGTTTGACTTCTCTCGTTCTAATGTCGATGATCAGGTCAAAGCAATTGTCGAGATGACGGTACCAATCGAGGGAGGGGCCCTACCAACTGAGATCTTTGTGAAGTTGCGGTAA
- a CDS encoding STY4851/ECs_5259 family protein, translating into MLLLTATGQSHYREITRGEALDAELPWIFEANADSARSYRFTRQGSGSISGISGLLCAPSNWTVSADDEGSLVNKGTLPDGSRNVWAITGVVRAEDPDGLFYKIRCGQAAASTDQFELRGSRIWDTFTHPDRAFRGVPRLFQVSESGLEQAVQGLIAWRVQGGRVTQTPDQLVGPVTAFWPSQGEAKWRTRLVLLPPQATMTIEPGPDISKGCLRFSNWSLLAITCDSPAVSFQTTHDGQNLLVALTYTGNGNPPEWIDIRAIWRGNPDEAGIRVPFPAKGVRAIDPSGDHLGKNALLAVGKICGIRMVGFLGNGSHRAELRLGLHRGNHAHPVSENVQTIIPSPGETRVEIRLIDYALDIQRMLAGAEDLDAFVSVRLKLSTGEYSNLRIARYALELERDSKRTEVGLPQEQLAQLTLDEIESLPVYAVRMNAPGEEPLRLSPSFSEGVPSGTWLFPATDLPNGPWLIYPGNDAKLIFRPMLWAVGSVKDDADEIPPGDTVEPPETDPEIGLAVALGISSERYRKVALDKVVDRISTDFLDNDWSLVEQLAGLFGHLPLSTLDLWRRLTHSPAGMAALAIRMGGLATDFAERFPNELPFAWETVPLSAWAQAMRALSTQGESWYGVETSQIVISTHLDRRIQALASSCLSLRVLLEAARALATGVVNQDLTVAKHPVMDQFFANQLFGGENSRVQQLLRNNAEGNWPAAFSDEIAAARRNGGAAFFCPERHGFHDSVINAPIYLALHASGSFALDLGQDARAISSIRKIQSFDPEWFSEAFDLTIARCIATGTIQISQE; encoded by the coding sequence ATGTTGCTTCTGACGGCCACAGGCCAGTCGCATTATCGAGAAATCACTCGCGGCGAGGCTCTGGATGCAGAGCTGCCCTGGATCTTCGAAGCTAATGCTGATTCGGCACGATCATATCGATTTACTCGGCAAGGATCGGGCTCAATATCGGGAATCAGTGGTCTCTTGTGCGCCCCGTCAAACTGGACCGTGAGCGCCGATGATGAGGGCTCTCTGGTCAATAAGGGCACGTTACCGGACGGCTCACGTAACGTATGGGCGATCACCGGGGTTGTACGTGCCGAAGACCCGGATGGCCTGTTCTACAAAATTCGGTGCGGCCAAGCAGCGGCATCAACCGACCAATTTGAACTTCGCGGCTCACGCATTTGGGACACCTTTACCCACCCGGATCGCGCCTTCCGTGGCGTTCCAAGATTGTTTCAGGTCTCAGAGTCGGGCTTGGAGCAAGCGGTTCAAGGCTTAATCGCGTGGCGAGTTCAGGGTGGCCGAGTTACTCAGACACCAGATCAGCTTGTCGGTCCGGTCACTGCATTCTGGCCATCTCAAGGCGAAGCCAAGTGGCGTACCCGCTTGGTCCTGCTACCGCCGCAAGCAACAATGACGATAGAGCCTGGACCGGACATATCAAAGGGCTGCTTGCGATTCTCAAACTGGAGCTTACTCGCCATAACGTGCGATTCCCCAGCGGTGTCATTTCAGACGACTCATGATGGTCAAAATTTACTTGTGGCGCTCACCTACACCGGGAATGGCAATCCGCCGGAATGGATAGACATTCGCGCTATATGGCGTGGCAATCCGGATGAAGCGGGAATCAGAGTCCCGTTTCCGGCGAAGGGGGTTCGTGCCATTGACCCGAGTGGCGACCACCTTGGCAAGAACGCCCTCCTGGCAGTCGGGAAGATATGCGGAATTCGGATGGTTGGGTTTCTGGGAAATGGGTCTCATCGGGCTGAACTACGACTGGGGCTTCATCGAGGCAATCATGCCCATCCTGTCAGTGAAAATGTTCAAACAATCATCCCGAGTCCAGGTGAGACTCGGGTAGAAATACGATTGATCGACTACGCCCTTGATATTCAGCGGATGCTGGCAGGAGCAGAAGATCTGGACGCCTTCGTCAGCGTCAGACTGAAGTTGTCTACTGGGGAATACTCGAACCTCCGCATAGCTCGATACGCGCTTGAGCTTGAGCGTGATTCGAAGCGAACTGAAGTGGGCCTCCCCCAGGAACAACTGGCCCAATTAACCCTAGACGAGATAGAAAGCCTTCCTGTCTATGCAGTGCGAATGAATGCGCCTGGCGAAGAACCTCTGCGCTTGTCGCCATCATTTTCGGAGGGCGTGCCATCAGGAACCTGGTTATTCCCCGCTACGGACTTGCCAAACGGTCCATGGCTCATTTATCCCGGCAATGATGCAAAACTGATTTTCCGTCCGATGCTCTGGGCTGTGGGCTCAGTCAAGGACGACGCTGACGAGATCCCTCCCGGGGATACAGTTGAACCCCCAGAAACGGACCCTGAGATCGGCCTGGCGGTCGCATTGGGCATTTCATCAGAGAGGTACCGTAAGGTCGCTCTCGATAAAGTGGTTGACCGAATCTCCACCGACTTTCTAGACAACGATTGGAGCTTGGTCGAGCAGTTGGCTGGATTATTCGGACATTTGCCATTATCGACCCTCGATTTGTGGAGACGGCTCACCCACTCCCCTGCAGGAATGGCGGCTTTAGCCATTCGTATGGGAGGACTGGCTACAGACTTTGCCGAGAGGTTCCCGAACGAATTGCCTTTCGCCTGGGAAACCGTCCCTTTATCCGCATGGGCTCAAGCGATGCGTGCACTCAGTACCCAAGGAGAATCCTGGTACGGGGTGGAAACCAGCCAGATAGTGATTTCGACCCATCTTGATCGACGAATTCAAGCGCTGGCTTCATCGTGCCTTTCACTTCGCGTGCTGTTGGAAGCGGCTCGCGCTTTGGCAACAGGTGTAGTCAATCAAGATTTGACTGTTGCCAAACATCCAGTCATGGATCAGTTTTTTGCCAACCAGTTGTTTGGTGGTGAAAACTCTCGAGTACAGCAATTGCTCCGCAATAATGCCGAGGGAAACTGGCCTGCAGCATTCAGCGATGAAATTGCAGCAGCTCGCCGGAATGGTGGTGCAGCCTTTTTCTGCCCAGAGCGGCACGGCTTTCATGATTCGGTCATCAATGCGCCGATCTATCTCGCGCTACACGCCTCAGGATCGTTTGCCTTGGATCTGGGACAGGATGCGAGAGCTATCTCCTCAATACGAAAAATTCAGTCCTTTGATCCTGAATGGTTCTCCGAAGCCTTCGACTTAACGATTGCTCGGTGCATCGCAACGGGAACAATTCAGATCAGCCAGGAATAA